A single window of Rhodamnia argentea isolate NSW1041297 chromosome 5, ASM2092103v1, whole genome shotgun sequence DNA harbors:
- the LOC125314995 gene encoding germin-like protein subfamily 1 member 14: MKFFPTFVLLALASSCAFASDPSPLQDFCVAVNDPNSAVFVNGKFCKDPKLAMADDFFFTKFRYPGNTSNQLGSKVTTAFVDQFPGLNTLGIAMARLDFAPYGLNPPHIHPRGTEMLAVMEGTLHVGFVTSNQLNNTLFTKVLTKGDVFVFPQGLIHFQLNIGQTNALAFAFLSSQNPGLITIANSVFASKPPINVDVLAKAFQVDNKLINYLQEQNWFDNH, translated from the coding sequence ATGAAGTTCTTTCCAACATTTGTCCTTTTGGCCTTGGCATCATCGTGTGCCTTTGCCTCTGACCCGAGTCCTCTTCAGGACTTCTGTGTCGCGGTCAACGACCCCAACTCTGCGGTGTTTGTGAATGGGAAGTTCTGCAAGGACCCGAAGCTCGCCATGGCAGAtgatttcttcttcacaaagtTCAGATATCCAGGGAACACATCGAATCAGCTCGGATCCAAAGTCACGACTGCTTTCGTCGACCAATTCCCAGGACTCAACACACTAGGCATCGCCATGGCCCGCCTTGACTTTGCTCCATACGGTCTGAACCCTCCCCACATTCATCCTCGTGGCACGGAGATGCTAGCGGTCATGGAGGGCACGCTCCACGTCGGTTTCGTGACATCCAACCAATTAAACAACACTCTCTTTACCAAAGTCCTAACCAAAGGAGACGTTTTCGTGTTTCCACAAGGCCTCATTCACTTCCAGCTGAACATTGGACAAACGAATGCACTGGCCTTTGCTTTCTTGAGCAGCCAGAACCCGGGACTCATAACAATCGCGAATTCAGTCTTTGCGTCAAAGCCGCCGATCAATGTCGATGTCCTCGCAAAGGCTTTCCAAGTGGACAACAAACTGATCAACTATCTCCAAGAGCAGAACTGGTTTGACAACCATTAG
- the LOC125315200 gene encoding germin-like protein subfamily 1 member 17, producing MMLQQMWNNSSLGIRNKLQPLETWYRFGKCYLSPSHLGSATATALAYDPSPLQDFCVAINDPKATFVFVNGKFCKDPKQVTAQQMTSSLRGSDTQGNTTNPLGSKVTPAFVDQFPGLNTLGSSMACIDFAPGGLNPPHTHPRGTEILVVAEGTLLVGFITSNQFNNTLLTKVLYKGDVFVFPIGLIHFQLNSGNTPALAFAALSSQNPGVITIANAVFGSKLPISADVLTKAFQLDKKVVDYLQVQFRYDNN from the exons ATGATGTTGCAGCAGATGTGGAACAATTCATCTCTTGGAATAAGAAATAAACTACAACCATTGGAGACTTGGTACAGATTTGGGAAGTGTTACTTATCG CCTTCTCATCTTGGCTCGGCAACCGCCACCGCTCTTGCCTACGACCCGAGTCCTCTTCAGGACTTCTGTGTGGCCATCAATGACCCTAAGGCTACGTTTG tatttgtgaatggaaagttttGCAAGGACCCAAAACAAGTCACAGCACAGCAGATGACTTCCTCTTTAAGGGGTTCAGATACCCAGGGAAATACCACGAACCCGCTTGGATCGAAAGTCACTCCCGCTTTTGTGGACCAATTTCCAGGACTTAACACTCTCGGCAGTTCCATGGCTTGTATCGACTTCGCTCCGGGTGGCCTAaaccctccccacactcaccCTCGTGGGACCGAGATTCTGGTCGTAGCTGAGGGCACACTACTTGTCGGCTTCATCACATCCAACCAATTCAACAACACACTCCTCACCAAAGTCTTGTACAAAGGCGATGTGTTTGTGTTCCCAATCGGTCTCATCCACTTCCAGCTGAACAGCGGAAACACCCCTGCACTGGCCTTTGCAGCTCTGAGTAGCCAGAACCCTGGAGTCATTACCATCGCTAATGCAGTCTTCGGGTCGAAGCTGCCCATTTCGGCGGATGTtctcaccaaggccttccaaCTGGACAAGAAGGTGGTTGACTACCTCCAGGTGCAGTTTAGGTATGACAACAACTAA
- the LOC125314996 gene encoding germin-like protein subfamily 1 member 7, translated as MKLVPISLLVFALAAAAAFAYDPSPLQDFCVAINDPKVFVNGKFCKDPKQVTADDFLFKGFRYPGNTANPLGSKVTPAFVDQFPGLNTLGISMARIDFAPGGLNPPHTHPRGTEILVVAEGTLLVGFVTSNQLNNTLLTKVLYKGDVFVFPIGLIHFQLNIGKAPALAFAALSSQNPGVITIANAVFGSKPPISADVLTKAFQVDKKVVDYLQAQFWYDNN; from the exons ATGAAGCTTGTCCCAATTAGCCTTCTCGTCTTTGCTCTGGCAGCCGCCGCCGCTTTTGCCTACGACCCGAGTCCACTTCAGGATTTCTGCGTGGCCATCAATGATCCCAAAG tatttgtgaatggaaagttttGCAAGGACCCAAAACAAGTCACAGCAGATGACTTCCTCTTTAAGGGGTTCAGATACCCGGGGAATACCGCGAACCCGCTCGGATCGAAAGTCACTCCTGCTTTTGTGGACCAATTTCCAGGACTCAACACTCTCGGCATTTCCATGGCTCGTATCGACTTCGCTCCAGGTGGCCTGaaccctccccacactcaccCACGTGGGACCGAGATTCTGGTCGTAGCTGAGGGCACACTGCTTGTCGGCTTCGTCACGTCCAACCAATTGAACAACACTCTGCTCACCAAAGTCTTGTACAAAGGGGATGTGTTTGTGTTCCCAATCGGTCTCATCCACTTCCAGCTGAACATCGGAAAGGCCCCCGCACTGGCCTTTGCCGCTCTGAGCAGCCAGAACCCAGGAGTCATTACCATCGCTAATGCGGTCTTCGGATCGAAGCCACCCATTTCGGCGGATGTtctcaccaaggccttccaagTGGACAAGAAGGTGGTTGACTACCTCCAAGCGCAGTTTTGGTATGACAACAACTAA